A genomic stretch from Serratia entomophila includes:
- a CDS encoding CsbD family protein, whose protein sequence is MNSEKANGVMDKVVGRAQELAGDVTGDERLQAEGAGRYAAGALQEKYGDALTCINDTVKKNPIATVAIIAGVGLLAGLLLRRR, encoded by the coding sequence ATGAACAGCGAAAAAGCCAATGGCGTTATGGACAAAGTGGTCGGCAGAGCACAGGAGCTGGCGGGAGACGTAACCGGGGATGAACGGCTGCAGGCCGAAGGCGCCGGCCGCTACGCCGCAGGCGCGCTGCAAGAAAAATACGGCGATGCCCTGACCTGCATCAACGATACCGTCAAGAAAAACCCGATCGCCACGGTAGCCATCATTGCCGGCGTCGGATTGCTGGCGGGCCTGCTGCTGCGCCGCCGTTAA
- the dsdC gene encoding DNA-binding transcriptional regulator DsdC, with product MFPSKKHAQKSSPLTSYQFSRLHTFECVARHLSFSLAAEELSITPSAVSHRINLLEKQLGFLLFQRFHRRITLTPEGERMQWALSSSFDTLNQEILDIKNRELTGTLTIYSHPSLVQCLLLPRLGDFIAQHPTIHLSILTGQEIINLANRGVDLAMYFGKLPSGRHLDEAFMQESMVPICTPHYAKTHQLYDAPENLAHCTLLHDRYNSGEDEWQTWSQHFDLGLDTDSKSMEFDRSDLAVLAATRHLGVAMGRLNLVQDWITRGELIIPFNNMTLSCEHCYFMSTISERQWPKIVAFKEWMMKIAPLA from the coding sequence ATGTTCCCCAGCAAAAAACACGCACAAAAATCCAGCCCATTAACCAGCTATCAGTTTTCCCGGCTGCATACTTTTGAATGCGTCGCGCGCCATTTATCTTTTTCTCTGGCGGCGGAAGAGCTGTCTATCACCCCCAGCGCGGTGAGCCATCGAATTAACCTACTCGAAAAGCAGCTGGGCTTTTTGTTATTCCAACGTTTCCACCGGCGAATTACGCTCACGCCGGAAGGCGAGCGAATGCAATGGGCGCTCAGCAGCTCCTTCGATACTCTGAATCAGGAAATCCTGGACATTAAAAACCGGGAGTTGACGGGCACCCTGACCATTTACTCGCATCCCTCCCTGGTGCAGTGCCTGCTGCTGCCGCGGCTCGGTGATTTTATCGCCCAGCATCCGACCATTCATTTGAGCATTCTCACCGGGCAGGAAATCATCAATCTGGCCAACCGCGGCGTTGATTTGGCGATGTATTTTGGCAAGCTGCCGTCCGGCAGACATTTGGACGAAGCCTTTATGCAGGAGTCGATGGTGCCGATCTGCACCCCGCATTACGCCAAAACGCACCAACTGTACGACGCACCGGAAAATCTGGCGCACTGCACCCTATTGCACGACAGATACAACTCCGGCGAAGACGAGTGGCAGACCTGGTCGCAGCATTTCGATTTAGGGCTGGACACCGACAGCAAAAGCATGGAGTTCGACCGTTCGGACCTGGCGGTGCTGGCGGCAACCCGCCATCTTGGCGTCGCCATGGGGCGGCTCAATCTGGTGCAGGACTGGATAACCCGCGGTGAGCTGATTATCCCTTTTAATAACATGACCCTGTCCTGCGAACATTGCTACTTTATGTCGACCATATCCGAGCGTCAGTGGCCAAAGATCGTCGCTTTCAAGGAGTGGATGATGAAGATAGCGCCTCTGGCCTAA
- a CDS encoding DMT family transporter encodes MNARNSIDSRAAAAMVMICAIWGLQQVAIKAAEPDISSVLQIAIRSSVAALAVYLLARFRGEKFRLDRPTLLAGISVGMLFALEFFLVSAGLRYTSASHMAVFLYTAPLFSAIGLHFFIPQERLSIVQWAGIAIAFGGVVLAIAGMGGGSGGVNQLRGDIYGLLAGLSWGGSTIVIRTTRLSSCSSKQTLLFQLAGAGILLSLLAMTADNLHFKLSAVGWGSLIFQTVIVSFISYLAWFSLLRSYQASSLGILTFMTPIFGILAGVVILGEPLQIEFVLGSVLIVLGLIVVSCSYLFYFHKRVAPKI; translated from the coding sequence ATGAACGCCAGAAACAGCATAGACAGCAGAGCCGCAGCCGCCATGGTGATGATATGCGCCATCTGGGGGTTGCAACAGGTGGCCATTAAGGCCGCCGAACCGGACATTTCATCGGTATTGCAGATTGCCATCAGATCGAGCGTCGCGGCCCTGGCGGTTTATCTGTTAGCGCGCTTCAGAGGCGAAAAGTTTCGCCTCGACCGCCCGACGCTGCTGGCCGGTATCAGCGTCGGTATGCTGTTTGCGTTAGAGTTCTTTTTGGTATCCGCAGGGCTGCGTTATACCAGCGCCTCGCACATGGCGGTGTTTTTGTATACCGCGCCGTTGTTCTCCGCCATTGGGCTGCATTTTTTTATCCCGCAGGAACGGTTGTCGATTGTCCAGTGGGCCGGCATTGCCATCGCGTTTGGCGGCGTGGTGCTCGCCATCGCCGGCATGGGGGGCGGTTCGGGCGGTGTGAATCAACTCAGAGGCGATATTTACGGCCTGTTGGCGGGATTGTCCTGGGGCGGTTCGACGATCGTTATCCGTACGACCCGTTTGTCTTCCTGTTCATCAAAGCAGACGCTGTTGTTTCAACTGGCGGGCGCGGGCATCTTGTTATCCTTGCTGGCGATGACGGCGGATAACCTCCATTTCAAGCTGAGTGCGGTGGGGTGGGGCAGCCTGATTTTCCAAACGGTGATCGTCTCTTTCATCAGCTATCTGGCCTGGTTTTCCCTGCTGCGCAGCTATCAGGCTTCTTCGTTGGGCATCTTGACCTTTATGACGCCTATCTTCGGCATTTTGGCCGGGGTGGTGATTTTGGGGGAGCCATTGCAGATTGAATTCGTCTTGGGCTCGGTACTGATCGTGCTCGGGCTGATTGTCGTGAGCTGCTCTTATTTATTTTATTTTCACAAGAGGGTTGCACCAAAAATATAA
- a CDS encoding helix-turn-helix transcriptional regulator has protein sequence MSQSVLASETNRSHLQQIISGLSDGVILTDTDQTILWANDAALNMHGLNQLKALGANAGEYAQRFALRYRNNHPLDLAQYPLNRLADGEEFNDVVVEVRPAGDPDNLWVHRLRSLIIVDRQGQPELLALILSDATEWASAEQRFEKTFNANPAPAVICRLSDLRYVKVNQGFLDMTGYAREQVMGRSVYELDVLEQAENKALAVQRLGEGATIPQMEAELKLPGGGTKLVVVAGQPLDFNEDDCMLFTFTDLEPRRKAESALRESEERFAKSFRLSPVPTLVCTADNQQVLDINEAFIRTTGYAREELIGKSVDDIAFISGPEECRRLFTALEKTGSVKHQDLNVRKNNGEVIDCMISADAVSIHHTPCYLLVLMDITERKRSELELVSAIEEVMQDASWFSQTLLEKLANVKSLNKPNLSGLAFIDLTARERDVLGLICEGLPDKKIALRLDLALNTVRNHVATVYSKLGVHSRSEAIVWARERGLFAGERQQKGGK, from the coding sequence ATGAGCCAATCCGTTCTTGCCAGCGAAACCAACCGCAGCCACCTGCAGCAGATCATCTCCGGTTTGTCCGACGGCGTGATCCTGACCGATACCGACCAGACCATCCTGTGGGCCAATGACGCCGCGCTGAATATGCATGGTTTGAATCAGTTGAAAGCCCTGGGGGCGAATGCCGGGGAGTACGCGCAACGTTTTGCCCTGCGCTATCGCAACAACCATCCGCTGGATCTGGCGCAGTATCCGCTTAATCGGCTTGCCGACGGCGAGGAGTTCAACGACGTGGTGGTCGAAGTCAGGCCGGCGGGAGATCCTGATAACCTCTGGGTTCACCGGTTGCGCAGCCTGATAATCGTTGACCGGCAAGGGCAGCCTGAACTGCTGGCGTTGATCTTAAGCGATGCGACCGAGTGGGCCAGCGCCGAGCAGCGTTTTGAAAAAACCTTCAACGCCAACCCGGCCCCGGCGGTCATTTGCCGCCTGAGCGACCTGCGCTACGTCAAGGTGAATCAGGGTTTTCTCGACATGACGGGCTACGCCCGCGAGCAGGTCATGGGCCGTTCGGTTTATGAGCTGGACGTGCTGGAGCAGGCCGAAAATAAGGCGCTGGCGGTGCAGCGCCTGGGGGAAGGCGCAACCATTCCGCAGATGGAAGCCGAGCTGAAACTGCCTGGCGGCGGAACCAAACTGGTGGTGGTCGCCGGCCAGCCGCTGGACTTCAACGAAGACGACTGCATGCTGTTCACCTTTACCGACCTTGAGCCCCGGCGCAAGGCGGAATCGGCATTGCGCGAGAGTGAAGAAAGGTTCGCCAAATCCTTTCGTTTAAGCCCGGTGCCCACCCTGGTATGCACCGCAGACAACCAGCAGGTGCTGGACATCAATGAAGCCTTCATCAGGACCACCGGCTACGCCAGAGAAGAGCTCATCGGCAAATCGGTCGACGATATCGCGTTTATCTCCGGGCCAGAAGAATGCCGCCGCCTGTTTACCGCCCTGGAAAAAACCGGCAGCGTCAAGCATCAGGATCTCAACGTGCGCAAAAACAACGGTGAAGTCATCGACTGCATGATCTCCGCCGATGCCGTGAGCATTCACCATACCCCCTGCTATCTGCTGGTGCTGATGGATATTACCGAGCGCAAACGCTCGGAGCTTGAACTGGTGAGCGCCATCGAAGAAGTGATGCAGGACGCCTCCTGGTTCAGCCAAACCCTGCTCGAAAAGCTGGCCAACGTGAAAAGCCTCAACAAACCCAATCTGTCCGGCCTGGCTTTTATCGATCTCACTGCGCGCGAGCGCGATGTGTTGGGGTTAATCTGCGAGGGCCTGCCGGACAAAAAGATCGCCCTTCGCCTCGATCTGGCCCTCAATACCGTTCGCAACCATGTGGCTACGGTGTATTCCAAACTCGGCGTACACAGCCGCAGCGAAGCCATCGTTTGGGCCAGGGAACGCGGGCTGTTTGCCGGCGAGCGCCAGCAAAAGGGTGGGAAATGA